In Dromiciops gliroides isolate mDroGli1 chromosome 5, mDroGli1.pri, whole genome shotgun sequence, the following are encoded in one genomic region:
- the LOC122729326 gene encoding olfactory receptor 6C2-like: MRNHTEITLFILRGLTEDPQLKVLVFIFLFFTYVVTIIGNLIIIILTFMDAQLKIPMYFFLRNFSFIEVAFTTAYIPRYLYSLSTGDNTITYNGCFAQIFFVILLGTTEFFLLATMSYDRYVAICKPLHYTTIMNSRVCNHLLLSCWIAGLMMILPPISLGLQMEFCDSNVIDHFGCEAFPIIKIACSDTKFIEKMVLIFAVVILIVTLFLVVLSYAYIIRTVLRFPSVQQRTKAFSTCSSHMIVVSITYGGCIFIYIKPSAKEGVALNKVVSVLVTSVAPVMNPLIYALRNKQVIQAFKDLAKKIFFLSKQ; encoded by the coding sequence ATGAGAAACCATACAGAGATAACATTATTTATCCTTAGAGGACTAACAGAGGATCCCCAGCTCAAGGTTCTggttttcatctttctctttttcacataTGTTGTGACTATCATTGGGaacctcatcatcatcatcctcacctTCATGGACGCCCAACTTAAGATACCCATGTACTTTTTCCTCCGaaacttttcctttatagaagTGGCATTCACAACTGCTTATATCCCCAGATATCTCTACAGCTTGTCAACTGGTGACAACACCATTACTTATAATGGATGCTTTGCCCAAATATTTTTTGTCATCCTTCTTGGGACAACAGAATTTTTTCTTCTGGCTACCATGTCCTATGATCGCTATGTGGCCATCTGCAAACCTCTGCACTACACAACCATCATGAACAGCAGAGTCTGTAACCACCTCCTCCTAAGTTGTTGGATAGCTGGATTGATGATGATCCTCCCACCAATTAGTCTGGGCCTCCAGATGGAATTCTGTGACTCCAATGTTATTGATCATTTTGGTTGTGAGGCCTTTCCCATAATAAAGATTGCATGCTCAGACACAAAATTCATAGAGAAGATGGTTTTGATCTTTGCTGTGGTGATACTCATTGTCACCTTATTCTTGGTGGTTTTGTCCTATGCATACATTATCAGGACAGTTCTCAGATTCCCCTCAGTTCAGCAAAGGACAAAGGCTTTTTCCACTTGTTCCTCCCACATGATTGTTGTCTCCATCACCTATGGTGGCTGCATCTTCATCTACATTAAACCATCTGCAAAAGAAGGAGTAGCCTTGAATAAGGTGGTGTCAGTGCTTGTAACTTCAGTGGCCCCTGTTATGAACCCCTTAATTTATGCCCTAAGAAACAAGCAAGTGATACAAGCCTTTAAGGACTTAGCCAAAAAGATTTTCTTCCTCTCAAAGCAATAA